A region from the Altererythrobacter sp. H2 genome encodes:
- a CDS encoding 2-hydroxyacid dehydrogenase — MTDHSFPPTRRLEGKPRVVVTRHLMPSVEARLAELFDTSLNTDDVPFSREQLADAMQSAHVLVPTVTDRIDAALIQGAGPQLGLIASFGAGTDHIDLAAAHARKIIVTNTPGVFTDDTADIAMEMIIGIPRRVREGVAMVRRGEWTGWTPTALLGRKLAGKVLGIVGMGRIGQAVAHRARAFGLEIAYHNRKRLPEALERMLGARYVESLDLLVAEADILSLHCPATPGTQHLMDARRFGLMKPGACLINTARGDLVDQQAMIAALASGQLSGAGLDVYPDEPNVDPRLLDLPNVMTLPHIGSATREGREASGEKVIANIRFWADGHRPPDQVLEGLV, encoded by the coding sequence ATGACCGACCACTCTTTCCCCCCGACCCGGCGACTCGAAGGCAAGCCCCGCGTGGTCGTGACCCGTCACCTGATGCCTTCGGTCGAGGCCCGCCTGGCCGAGCTGTTCGATACCTCACTCAACACCGATGACGTGCCGTTCTCGCGCGAGCAGCTGGCCGATGCCATGCAAAGCGCCCACGTGCTGGTGCCGACCGTGACCGACCGGATCGATGCCGCGCTGATCCAGGGCGCCGGGCCGCAGCTCGGGCTGATCGCCAGCTTCGGGGCAGGCACCGATCACATCGATCTGGCCGCAGCCCATGCCCGCAAGATCATCGTGACCAACACTCCGGGCGTGTTTACTGACGATACCGCGGACATCGCGATGGAAATGATCATCGGCATCCCTCGCCGCGTGCGCGAAGGCGTGGCGATGGTGCGCCGGGGCGAATGGACCGGCTGGACCCCCACCGCCCTGCTCGGCCGCAAGCTGGCCGGCAAGGTGCTCGGCATTGTCGGGATGGGCCGGATCGGGCAGGCCGTGGCCCACCGCGCCCGCGCCTTCGGGCTGGAGATCGCCTACCACAACCGCAAGCGGCTGCCCGAGGCGCTGGAGCGGATGCTGGGCGCACGCTATGTGGAATCGCTCGATCTGCTGGTGGCTGAGGCGGATATTCTCTCGCTGCACTGCCCCGCCACGCCGGGCACGCAGCACCTGATGGATGCCCGGCGGTTCGGCCTGATGAAGCCCGGCGCCTGCCTGATCAACACCGCGCGCGGAGACCTGGTGGACCAGCAGGCGATGATCGCAGCCCTCGCCTCGGGCCAGCTCTCCGGCGCCGGGCTGGACGTCTATCCCGACGAACCCAACGTTGATCCGCGCCTGCTCGATCTGCCCAACGTCATGACCCTGCCCCACATCGGCAGCGCCACCCGCGAAGGACGCGAAGCATCGGGCGAGAAGGTGATTGCCAACATCCGGTTCTGGGCTGACGGCCACCGCCCGCCCGACCAGGTGCTGGAAGGGCTCGTCTGA